Proteins from one Cryptomeria japonica chromosome 4, Sugi_1.0, whole genome shotgun sequence genomic window:
- the LOC131047189 gene encoding uncharacterized protein LOC131047189, which produces MTLSSRTEINFFNAGDLVVCSVVQVTGFLLCLLGAARITHRAQGTVSVATRWHVLATCTSYGSSYPQTENLPSPQSHVESSVNPFSCVDSASDSETSEVFFMFPSKDASAAFEIRQAFGLGIQKL; this is translated from the exons ATTTCTTTAATGCTGGAGATTTAGTG GTTTGTTCTGTTGTCCAAGTCACTGGTTTCTTGCTTTGCTTATTGGGAGCTGCAAGAATTACACACAGAGCTCAAGGAACAGTCTCTGTTGCTACAAGATGGCATGTACTGGCTACCTGCACCTCCTATGGTTCCTCTTATCCTCAGACAGAAAACTTACCATCACCTCAGTCACATGTAGAGAGTTCTGTAAATCCTTTCTCTTGTGTCGACTCTGCCAGCGATTCTGAAACATCTGAAGTATTTTTCATGTTTCCATCCAAAGATGCTTCAGCTGCCTTTGAGATTAGACAAGCATTTG GTTTAGGAATACAAAAGCTCTGA